In a single window of the Eriocheir sinensis breed Jianghai 21 chromosome 61, ASM2467909v1, whole genome shotgun sequence genome:
- the LOC126986362 gene encoding pre-mRNA-splicing factor ATP-dependent RNA helicase DHX16-like, producing MGDAALRSWVSHRLHQVMGMSDATLAEYLIELSRRRPSKNHVLAELKEEIPVDSKIEEFVEELWERVHGGSSSGGGGGTSSGSSRVKSSHSSQSSGQRKRKAEDSSDSEGEGPQLLPRKVKDEELTEEQQRLVDLAERDDFARRLRERDEDRTKNVAEKGDQKAFEEAARRLQLEKEDRTKALPRLRVESRRKYLIKRKDDKIKELEADIKDEEYLFEEDDLTTKERKEREYRKTVLQLAKDYETVRDAENVQRYVMPEEGTSVDDAYVEVDEREKKRNYEQQKWEEDQMRGTSLSFGARDKAKRHQEQRKEYHLVLEDEIEFIKSLPLKGTRKKTKKKKKTKEESDSSSSSSEDDEEEEEEEEEKQPEVTKTEKRKMSIQEVRRSLPVYPFRESLLAAIRDHQVLIVEGETGSGKTTQIPQYLYEAGFCDDGKKVGCTQPRRVAAMSVAARVAEEMGKKLGNEVGYSIRFEDCTSERTRIKYMTDGMLLREFLADPSLEGYSAVIVDEAHERTLHTDILFGLLKDVARFRPDLKLLVSSATLDSEKFSDFFDEAPVFRIPGRRYPVHIYYTKSPEANYIDAAAVTVLQIHITQQLGDVLVFLTGQEEIEACQEILTERVRALGSRIKELIILPIYANLPSEMQAKIFEETPPGARKVVLATNIAETSLTIDGIAYVIDPGYAKQNYFNARSGMESLVVVPISRASANQRAGRAGRVGPGKCFRLFTKWAYENEMDENTVPEIQRVNLGNVVLQLKSLGISDLINFDYLDPPPAETLILAMEQLYALKALNHKGELTLTGRKMAELPVDPLMARMILAAAQHEVVEEILTVASMLSVNGAIFYRPKDKAIHADTARKNFFHPDGDHLTLMNVYNEWAGTEYSSQWCYEVFIQYRSMKRARDIRDQLVGLMERVEIQLTSNPGDSVAIRKAITAGYFYHVARFSKGGMYKTAKKGQTVMMHPQSCLAEDLPRWVVYHELVLTTKEYMRNVVVIEGKWLLEVAPHYYRDNEVQDMASKKMPKVKGKAREELRKEYAEPVA from the coding sequence GCAGCAgcagcggtggaggtggtggcaccAGCAGCGGCAGCAGTAGGGTAAAGTCATCACACAGCAGCCAGTCAAGTGGACAAAGGAAACGCAAGGCTGAGGACAGCTCAGACTCTGAGGGCGAGGGTCCACAGCTGCTGCCCAGGAAGGTGAAGGACGAGGAgctgacggaggagcagcagcgccTGGTGGACCTGGCTGAGAGGGACGACTTTGCCCGGCGTCTGCGGGAGCGGGACGAGGACCGCACCAAGAATGTGGCCGAGAAGGGCGACCAGAAGGCATTTGAGGAGGCTGCTCGCCGCCTCcagctggagaaggaggaccgCACCAAGGCCCTGCCCCGGCTGAGGGTGGAATCCCGGCGGAAGTACCTCATCAAACGCAAAGACGACAAGATTAAGGAGCTGGAGGCCGACATCAAGGACGAAGAGTACCTGTTTGAGGAGGACGACCTGACGACGAAGGAGCGCAAGGAGCGAGAGTACCGGAAGACGGTGCTGCAGCTGGCCAAGGACTATGAGACGGTGCGGGACGCCGAGAATGTGCAGCGCTACGTCATGCCTGAGGAAGGCACCAGCGTGGACGACGCCTACGTGGAGGTggacgagagggagaagaagcgTAACTACGAGCAGCAGAAGTGGGAGGAGGACCAAATGCGTGGCACCTCACTGTCCTTTGGTGCCCGGGACAAGGCCAAACGGCACCAGGAGCAGAGGAAGGAGTACCACCTGGTGCTGGAGGATGAGATTGAGTTCATCAAGTCACTCCCACTCAAGGGCACAcgcaagaagacaaaaaagaagaagaagacgaaggaagaatcaGACTCCAGCAGCTCATCCTCagaggacgatgaagaggaggaggaggaggaggaggagaagcagcctgAGGTGACAaagacggagaagaggaagatgagtatACAGGAGGTTCGTCGCAGCCTGCCGGTGTATCCTTTCCGGGAGTCCCTGCTGGCAGCCATTCGTGACCACCAGGTGTTGATAGTGGAGGGCGAGACAGGCTCGGGGAAGACAACGCAGATCCCGCAGTACCTGTACGAGGCTGGCTTCTGCGATGACGGGAAGAAGGTGGGGTGCACGCAGCCCCGGCGAGTGGCAGCCATGAGCGTGGCAGCGAGAGTGGcggaggagatggggaagaagCTCGGCAATGAGGTGGGCTACAGCATCCGCTTTGAGGACTGCACCAGCGAACGGACGCGCATCAAGTACATGACAGACGGGATGCTGCTGCGGGAGTTCCTGGCGGACCCAAGCCTGGAGGGTTACAGCGCCGTCATCGTGGACGAGGCCCACGAACGCACGCTGCACACAGACATCCTCTTCGGCCTCCTGAAGGACGTGGCGCGCTTCAGGCCGGACCTTAAGCTGCTCGTCTCCAGCGCGACGCTTGACTCGGAGAAGTTTTCGGACTTCTTTGACGAGGCGCCAGTGTTCCGCATCCCCGGCCGACGCTACCCAGTGCACATCTACTACACCAAGAGCCCCGAGGCCAACTACATTGATGCAGCGGCCGTGACGGTGCTGCAGATCCACATCACACAGCAGCTCGGGGACGTCCTGGTGTTCCTGACGGGCCAAGAGGAGATTGAGGCCTGCCAGGAGATTCTGACAGAGCGTGTGCGGGCCCTCGGCAGCCGCATCAAGGAGCTAATCATTCTGCCCATCTACGCCAACCTTCCCTCAGAGATGCAGGCAAAGATCTTCGAGGAGACACCCCCAGGGGCCAGGAAGGTCGTCCTGGCCACCAACATCGCCGAGACATCCCTCACCATTGATGGCATCGCATATGTCATCGACCCGGGCTACGCCAAGCAGAACTACTTCAACGCCCGCAGCGGCATGGagtccctggtggtggtgcccATCTCCAGGGCTTCAGCCAACCAGCGGGCGGGCCGGGCAGGCAGGGTGGGGCCAGGGAAGTGCTTCCGTCTGTTTACCAAGTGGGCCTACGAGAACGAGATGGACGAAAACACCGTCCCGGAAATCCAGCGTGTCAACCTCGGGAACGTCGTCCTCCAGCTCAAGTCCCTTGGCATCAGCGACCTCATCAACTTTGACTACCTGGACCCCCCACCAGCTGAGACGCTGATCCTGGCTATGGAGCAGCTCTACGCCCTCAAGGCCCTCAACCACAAGGGGGAGCTGACCCTGACCGGCCGCAAGATGGCCGAGCTGCCGGTGGACCCCTTGATGGCCCGCATGATCTTGGCAGCGGCCCAGCACGAAGTTGTGGAGGAGATACTGACAGTGGCTTCCATGCTGTCCGTCAATGGTGCCATCTTCTACCGGCCCAAGGACAAGGCCATCCACGCAGACACGGCGCGGAAGAACTTCTTCCACCCTGACGGCGACCACCTGACACTGATGAACGTGTACAATGAGTGGGCGGGCACGGAGTACTCGTCCCAGTGGTGCTACGAGGTGTTCATCCAGTACCGCTCCATGAAGCGCGCACGGGACATCCGGGACCAGCTGGTTGGCCTCATGGAGCGCGTTGAGATCCAGCTGACCTCCAACCCCGGGGACTCTGTGGCCATCAGGAAGGCCATCACCGCCGGCTACTTCTACCATGTGGCACGCTTCAGCAAGGGCGGCATGTACAAGACGGCCAAGAAGGGCCAGACGGTCATGATGCACCCGCAGTCCTGCCTGGCGGAGGACCTGCCGCGCTGGGTGGTGTACCACGAGTTGGTCCTCACCACCAAGGAGTACATGCGCAatgtggtggtgatcgagggcaAGTGGCTGCTGGAGGTGGCGCCGCACTACTACCGCGACAACGAGGTGCAGGACATGGCCTCCAAGAAGATGCCTAAGGTGAAGGGCAAGGCCAGGGAGGAGCTGCGCAAGGAGTACGCCGAACCCGTGGCTTAG
- the LOC126986364 gene encoding F-box only protein 7-like, translated as MKTEVPLQRLNITSSTGTSTSTPPSPRPKVVGPGSMKVKVRLSATRKFVVSLGEDTLGALKEHIRQFVRDTYHEDVREPLALSLNGKDALAGGDDTLLASLGVVQGDLLSVMQSDSGPQEAPPSARPQHAAAAAAPKEVPKESPKSEGEQKPPIPATASQPPAQAEGGRAAGSSGGEGSAWRRELLVEAVDGCAPPALEQLLGQCGPARLSSALNLVLHLTMLECGFQLDGVPHPPPGWAETVVVFPYLSAAHPDFRCKLVLMDVGHEKQVMASFPEQAGEVKHSLVMEDHLKGSTSGQVAAKDLVGVAQLSRRLRDAVLLPLQVAAHQALGVPAPWHLAGLPQELVLAVAMRLDYRSVIALANTCRRLKTVLADNRLWHDLFKRDFGHEAGSAGEAEWRDRYREAVQRQKEREKLLKEGTFVIPGMYPTGPYLPPHRPGHPNPFVPHPWGPGPFPPQPNPNPFMDPDSPYFPGEIPPVPGVYPDVPDPLGPLGPIRPGHPHQPPFMPPGRPRNPRGPRFDFFL; from the exons ATGAAAACAGAGGTGCCGTTGCAAAGACTGAACATCACCTCATCAACTGGGACCTCCACTTCCACCCCGCCCAGCCCCAGACCCAAGGTGGTGGGGCCTGGCAGCATGAAGGTCAAGGTGCGCCTCTCCGCCACCCGCAAGTTCGTGGTGTCGCTGGGGGAGGACACGCTCGGGGCACTCAAGGAACACATCAGGCAGTTCGTGCGGGACACCTACCATGAGGACGTGAG GGAGCCGCTGGCCCTGAGCCTCAATGGGAAAGATGCGCTGGCTGGGGGGGACGATACCCTGCTGGCCTCCCTTGGAGTGGTGCAGGGGGACCTGCTGAGTGTCATGCAGTCTGATTCAGGGCCACAGGAGGCTCCCCCCTCAGCCAGGCCCCAGCATGCAGCCGCAGCTGCAGCCCCCAAGGAGGTGCCCAAGGAGTCCCCCAAGTCTGAGGGTGAGCAGAAGCCCCCCATTCCTGCCACAGCCAGCCAGCCCCCAGCACAGGCAGAGGGGGGCAGGGCAGCGGGGAGCAGTGGTGGCGAGGGCAGTGCCTGGCGAAGGGAGCTGCTGGTGGAAGCCGTGGATGGGTGCGCCCCCCCAGCTCTGGAGCAGCTGCTGGGCCAGTGTGGGCCAGCCAGGCTGAGCAGTGCCCTCAACCTGGTGCTGCACCTCACCATGCTGGAGTGCGGCTTCCAGCTGGACGGGGTGCCGCACCCTCCCCCGGGCTGGGCCGAGACAGTGGTCGTCTTCCCTTACCTCAGCGCCGCCCACCCTGACTTCCGCTGCAAACTGGTGCTGATGGATGTGGGCCACGAGAAGCAGGTGATGGCCAGCTTCCCGGAGCAGGCCGGGGAGGTGAAGCACAGCCTGGTGATGGAAGACCACCTCAAAGGGTCGACCAGCGGCCAAGTGGCGGCCAAGGACCTGGTGGGGGTGGCCCAGCTGTCCCGGCGACTACGCGATGCCGTGCTGCTGCCACTACAGGTGGCGGCCCATCAGGCCCTGGGGGTGCCTGCCCCCTGGCATTTGGCCGGCCTGCCCCAGGAACTGGTGCTGGCAGTGGCCATGCGACTGGACTACCGCAGCGTGATAGCCCTGGCCAACACCTGCCGCCGCCTCAAGACGGTGCTAGCCGACAACAGGCTGTGGCACGACCTGTTCAAGCGGGACTTCGGTCATGAGGCGGGTAGTGCCGGCGAGGCGGAGTGGCGGGACAGGTACAGGGAGGCTGTGCAGCGCCAGAAGGAACGGGAGAAGCTGCTGAAGGAAGGCACCTTTGTGATCCCTGGCATGTACCCCACGGGGCCGTACCTGCCCCCACACCGCCCCGGCCACCCCAACCCCTTCGTGCCCCACCCCTGGGGCCCTGGGCCCTTCCCCCCACAGCCCAACCCCAACCCCTTCATGGATCCCGACAGTCCCTACTTCCCGGGGGAGATCCCCCCAGTGCCGGGGGTGTACCCTGACGTTCCTGACCCCTTGGGACCGCTGGGACCCATCAGGCCGGGCCACCCTCATCAGCCCCCCTTCATGCCTCCTGGCAGGCCCAGGAACCCCAGGGGGCCAAGGTTTGACTTTTTCCTATGA
- the LOC126986024 gene encoding trans-1,2-dihydrobenzene-1,2-diol dehydrogenase-like yields MAAPTRWGIAGAGLISADFVTAQRLLPAGHHRVVAVAARSLQSAKDFTAKYGGEKAYGSYAELAGDPEIDVVYVGVVNTKHLEVASLMLRGGKHVLCEKPLSMNLRQTRELLEAAARQNGRFLMEAVKSRFFPVYKELQRRLQAGEIGEVVHVTATLFDDTRNVERMQKRELGGGVTLDLALYPIQLVTLVMGGERPLRVAAGGHLNANGVDETISASLVYSKGRVASVSSSMKACRPSEALIFGTKGFIKVCSPMHCPESLEGPSGAFTSPLPRGETFNFPNSEGLMYEAEEVRRCLQEGLFESPGMTHSV; encoded by the exons ATGGCAGCACCGACGCGCTGGGGCATCGCGGGCGCCGGCCTCATCTCCGCAGACTTCGTGACGGCCCAGAGGTTGCTGCCGGCCGGCCATCACCGCGTGGTGGCCGTGGCGGCGCGCAGCCTTCAGTCCGCCAAGGATTTCACGGCCAAGTACGGCGGGGAGAAGGCGTACGGGTCCTACGCGGAGCTGGCCGGGGACCCGGAGATCG ACGTGGTGTACGTGGGCGTGGTGAACACCAAGCACCTGGAGGTGGCGTCCCTCATGCTGCGCGGCGGCAAACACGTGCTGTGCGAGAAGCCGCTGAGCATGAACCTGCGCCAGACGCGGGAGCTGTTGGAGGCGGCGGCGCGCCAGAACGGGCGGTTCCTCATGGAG GCCGTGAAGTCGAGGTTCTTCCCCGTCTACAAGGAGCTCCAGCGTCGCCTGCAGGCCGGGGAGATCGGCGAGGTGGTGCACGTGACCGCCACGCTGTTCGACGACACCAGGAACGTGGAGCGGATGCA GAAGAGGGAGCTGGGCGGCGGCGTGACCCTGGACCTCGCCCTGTACCCCATCCAGCTGGTGACCCTCGTGATGGGCGGCGAGCGGCCCCTCAGGGTGGCTGCTGGCGGGCACCTGAACGCTAAC GGCGTGGACGAGACCATCTCCGCCTCGCTCGTGTACTCCAAGGGCCGCGtcgcctccgtctcttcctccatgAAGGCTTGCAGGCCCTCCGAGGCGCTCATCTTCGGCACCAAGGGCTTCATCAAG GTGTGTTCCCCCATGCACTGCCCCGAGAGCCTGGAGGGGCCGTCGGGCGCCTTCACGTCCCCGCTGCCGAGGGGCGAGACGTTCAACTTCCCTAACAGCGAGGGACTCATGTACGAGGCGGAGGAGGTGCGACGCTGCCTCCAGGAAG GCCTCTTTGAGAGCCCCGGCATGACGCACAGTGTATAA